In one window of Juglans regia cultivar Chandler chromosome 3, Walnut 2.0, whole genome shotgun sequence DNA:
- the LOC108981512 gene encoding transcription repressor OFP1-like, translating into MGNYRFKLSDMMPNVWFHKLRNMGRVRNQRKSPSSKKKKQQTSASATQPSKPKQPHQLYDPRKSYYFSRDQLNPSDEYHNSPTNPKSSENLFPDPPRKSSKQIIKKRTARSSPKLVNSSVSAGCRCRAAVESVCTKSDSPPEFSSSPYGSSPEPHFLEPEFRSDRILADGLVSWSSTCGRKAMSNADDIVIEVVNKSFSAKFEKPDGFDNSLSELQLPPIITKTAKSNDLKKTETKEPTKYGRRSSAKFEESANAHGSLPVKVVKEDRITTKEQRTSPSKRFSVTSPGVRLRINSPRIAGRKSIHTHNRRSFMSTSNSSSRKSFSDSFAVVKSSLDPQRDFRDSMVEMIVEKNIKASKDLEDLLACYLSLNSDEYHDLIIKVFKQIWFDLTDRPK; encoded by the coding sequence ATGGGTAATTACAGGTTCAAGTTATCAGATATGATGCCCAATGTCTGGTTTCACAAGCTCAGGAATATGGGCAGAGTCAGAAACCAACGTAAGTCACCCTCttccaagaagaaaaaacagcaAACATCAGCTTCAGCAACACAGCCATCAAAACCCAAGCAACCCCACCAATTATATGATCCAAGAAAATCTTACTACTTCTCAAGGGATCAACTTAACCCAAGTGATGAATACCATAATTCTCCCACAAACCCAAAATCCTCAGAAAACCTCTTTCCTGACCCACCAAGAAAATCTTCCAAACAAATAATCAAGAAAAGAACCGCAAGGTCTTCACCTAAACTTGTCAACTCGTCTGTCTCCGCCGGTTGTAGATGCCGTGCCGCGGTTGAATCGGTCTGCACCAAGTCCGATTCCCCGCCCGAGTTCTCATCCTCTCCCTATGGCAGCTCGCCGGAGCCCCATTTTCTTGAGCCTGAATTCAGGTCTGATCGTATTCTTGCCGATGGGTTGGTATCGTGGTCGAGCACTTGTGGCCGCAAAGCCATGTCTAATGCTGATGACATCGTTATCGAGGTGGTTAACAAGTCCTTTTCTGCCAAGTTTGAGAAGCCAGATGGGTTTGATAATTCCTTGTCCGAGCTTCAACTTCCTCCTATTATAACCAAGACGGCAAAATCCAACGATCTGAAAAAGACCGAAACAAAAGAGCCAACCAAGTATGGGAGAAGGAGCTCGGCTAAATTTGAGGAAAGTGCAAATGCTCACGGGTCTCTACCTGTGAAGGTTGTGAAGGAAGACAGAATTACCACGAAAGAGCAGAGGACTAGTCCTTCCAAAAGATTTTCTGTGACTTCTCCAGGTGTCAGGCTCAGAATCAATTCCCCGAGAATTGCGGGTAGAAAGAGTATTCATACACACAATCGGAGAAGTTTCATGTCAACTTCGAACTCGAGCTCGCGGAAAAGCTTTTCGGATAGCTTTGCAGTTGTGAAGTCATCTTTGGATCCTCAGAGGGATTTCAGGGATTCAATGGTGGAGATGATTGTGGAGAAGAACATCAAGGCGTCAAAGGACCTTGAAGACCTTCTTGCCTGTTATCTTTCTTTGAATTCAGATGAATACCACGATCTCATTATCAAGGTGTTCAAACAAATATGGTTTGATCTAACCGACCGACCGAAGTAA